A region from the Rhodamnia argentea isolate NSW1041297 chromosome 7, ASM2092103v1, whole genome shotgun sequence genome encodes:
- the LOC115754262 gene encoding transcription termination factor MTERF8, chloroplastic-like produces the protein MLTSPRPPAFFLHSQYSLPSASVPHSAAISSPKSSLLLNSGLPSRIGLRAPLLHVQCRCVNSSPNVEFESGAFHVLFQELGLNEKDTESLVTRDPGLRLKSIRSLRARVASLKSVGISGPELCHLVAKCPSVLAADEIDPFILFVRDNLDGKVDPAQLKRLFMSTEPRFLVGFDEKVNLLIDGGIPREKIVHVLNNVNLTKALCFKPFEEIERLVHFLSRYGGVEVIVRHPPILNFDMDGQLIPRVEFLLELSGGDEDATGAVLRKLPTFLKYRVEHVESHVELLRSFAGLDDQEIFRIILVFPNIVSASRERKLRPRISFLKECGLDSTEIFKFLTKAPLFLGLSFEGNIAYKLGFLVKIGHKYRTKEFAVAIGAVTRTSCENMQKVIELFLSYGFSCEDVLLMSKKHPQILQYNPDSLEEKVEYLVGEMGRDLEELLDFPAFLGYKLDSRIKHRYEVKKKIIGEGMSINKLLSVSSERFGKKKLKELVHEAKKL, from the exons ATGTTGACGAGTCCTCGACCTCCTGCTTTCTTTCTCCACTCGCAGTACTCGCTACCTTCAGCTTCAGTCCCTCACTCCGCAGCAATCTCTTCCCCCAAGTCGTCCCTTTTGCTGAATTCGGGTCTGCCGTCCAGAATCGGATTGAGAGCGCCATTACTTCATGTGCAATGCCGCTGCGTCAACTCATCACCTAATGTCGAGTTCGAATCGG GGGCGTTCCATGTGTTATTTCAAGAACTCGGGCTCAATGAAAAAGACACCGAATCTCTCGTGACCAGGGACCCGGGTTTGAGGCTGAAATCTATCCGATCGTTGCGGGCTCGTGTCGCCTCTTTGAAATCTGTGGGAATCAGTGGCCCTGAGCTCTGCCATTTGGTTGCGAAATGCCCTTCGGTGTTGGCAGCAGATGAAATCGATCCCTTTATACTATTCGTGCGCGACAATTTAGATGGAAAGGTTGACCCGGCGCAGCTCAAGCGTCTCTTTATGTCAACAGAGCCGCGATTCCTAGTCGGATTCGATGAAAAGGTTAATTTGCTGATTGACGGTGGGATTCCTAGAGAAAAGATCGTTCATGTTCTCAACAATGTGAATTTGACGAAGGCTTTATGTTTTAAGCcgtttgaagaaattgaaaggcTCGTTCATTTCTTGAGCCGCTATGGTGGGGTTGAGGTGATTGTGAGGCATCCCCCCATTCTTAACTTTGATATGGACGGCCAGTTGATTCCGAGAGTGGAGTTTCTCCTAGAACTTAGCGGAGGAGATGAGGACGCCACCGGGGCTGTGTTGCGCAAACTGCCTACCTTTTTGAAATACCGTGTGGAACACGTGGAAAGCCATGTAGAGTTGTTGAGGTCATTTGCGGGATTAGATGATCAAGAAATATTCAGGATCATTCTCGTGTTTCCTAACATTGTTAGCGCGAGCAGGGAGAGGAAATTGCGTCCCAGAATTAGTTTTCTCAAGGAATGTGGTCTGGACTCTACTGAGATTTTCAAGTTCTTGACAAAAGCCCCTTTGTTTTTGGGTCTATCTTTTGAGGGGAACATTGCTTATAAGCTTggttttttggtgaaaattggtCACAAGTACAGAACCAAGGAATTCGCAGTTGCAATAGGCGCTGTGACTAGGACAAGTTGTGAGAATATGCAGAAGGTGATTGAGCTCTTCTTGAGTTACGGGTTTTCCTGTGAAGACGTGCTTCTCATGAGTAAGAAGCATCCTCAGATACTTCAATATAATCCTGATTCTCTGGAGGAGAAAGTGGAATATTTGGTAGGGGAGATGGGACGCGACCTTGAGGAGCTATTGGATTTCCCTGCATTCCTGGGTTATAAACTGGATAGTAGAATTAAGCATAGATatgaggtgaagaagaagattatAGGTGAAGGAATGTCGATCAACAAGCTGCTGAGTGTTTCGTCCGAGAGATTTGgaaagaagaagctaaaagaGCTGGTGCACGAAGCCAAAAAATTATAG
- the LOC115754266 gene encoding rust resistance kinase Lr10-like — MPVVAIFLIYKYRRRHLAMDKNIEEFLQAHNNFLPIRYSYSNIKKITRNFKHKLGEGGYGSVYKGKLRSGNEVAIKILKQSKAHGQDFISEVATIGRIHHVNVVQLIGFCFEGSKQALVYDFMSNGSLDKHIFAEEGDLHCMKLYEIALGVARGIEYLHRGCDMQILHFDIKPHNILLDKNFTPKVSDFGLAKLYPIDHSIVSLTAARGTLGYMAPELFYKNIGGVSYKADVYSFGMLLMEMAGRRKNINANAEHSSQIYFPLWVYDQVGEVKSVEMEGVVEEERKVIKKMIIVALWCIQLNPDHRPPMNKVLEMLEGDIGKLQMPPKPLFYPPDVPDNSDKVEMELETFSASSSVPTISSSFPFVDTADV, encoded by the coding sequence ATGCCAGTTGTCGCGATATTTCTAATCTACAAGTACAGAAGAAGGCACTTAGCAATGGACAAGAACATCGAAGAATTTTTGCAAGCTCATAACAACTTTTTGCCCATAAGGTACTCTTACTCGAATATTAAGAAGATCACCAGAAATTTTAAGCACAAACTAGGTGAAGGGGGATATGGCTCTGTATACAAAGGAAAGCTCAGAAGTGGCAACGAAGTGGCCATCAAGATTTTGAAGCAATCCAAGGCCCATGGCCAAGATTTTATCAGTGAAGTGGCTACTATTGGAAGAATTCACCATGTTAATGTCGTGCAACTCATCGGATTTTGCTTTGAAGGATCGAAACAAGCTCTCGTGTATGATTTCATGTCAAATGGATCTTTGGATAAGCACATTTTTGCTGAGGAAGGTGATCTTCATTGCATGAAACTATATGAGATCGCTCTTGGGGTGGCTAGGGGGATTGAATACTTACATCGGGGTTGTGACATGCAAATACTACACTTTGATATcaagcctcacaacattctttTAGACAAGAATTTCACTCCGAAAGTTTCTGACTTTGGACTTGCGAAACTTTATCCCATTGATCATAGTATAGTCTCATTGACTGCCGCAAGAGGGACGTTGGGATATATGGCCCCCGAGTTGTTCTATAAGAACATCGGTGGTGTATCTTACAAAGCAGACGTTTACAGCTTCGGGATGTTGCTCATGGAAATGGCAGGGAGAAGGAAGAATATAAATGCAAATGCGGAACACTCcagccaaatttattttccattgtGGGTGTACGACCAAGTCGGTGAAGTAAAAAGTGTTGAAATGGAAGGAGTTGTAGAGGAGGAGAGGAAGGTGATAAAAAAGATGATAATAGTTGCACTTTGGTGTATACAATTGAACCCTGACCATCGGCCTCCAATGAACAAAGTTCTGGAAATGCTTGAAGGAGATATTGGTAAACTTCAAATGCCTCCAAAGCCTCTTTTTTACCCGCCGGATGTGCCGGATAACAGTGACAAAGTCGAGATGGAACTAGAGACATTCTCAGCTTCATCAAGCGTTCCAACAATTTCCTctagttttccttttgttgataCCGCCGATGTTTAG